One Catharus ustulatus isolate bCatUst1 chromosome 2, bCatUst1.pri.v2, whole genome shotgun sequence genomic window carries:
- the IRS2 gene encoding insulin receptor substrate 2 isoform X1, with amino-acid sequence MASPAVLGLLPPLSSPPGPNLNNNNNNNQGVRKCGYLRKQKHGHKRFFVLRGPGGGGEEAGGARLEYYESEKKWRNKSGAPKRVIALDSCLNINKRADAKHKYLIALYTKDEYFAVAAENEQEQEGWYRALTDLLNEGKAACQGSPYRHLASPFSASCGAAAAGEDLNYGLIAPATAAYREVWQVTLKPKGLGQSKNLTGVHRLCLSARTIGFVRLNCELPSVTLQLMNIRRCGHSDSFFFIEVGRSAATGPGELWMQADDSVVAQNIHETILEAMKALKELSEFRPRSKSQSSSSSSSGGAGGPGGSGASATHPITVPGRRHHHLVNLPPSQTGLLRRSRTDSLAAGTKCTPCRVRTASEGDGCRVGSAAGSPMSPGPVRTPLSRSHTLSGGGGRQAGKLLPVLAGGGGLQSSRSMSMPASHSPPSATSPISLSSSSGLGSEPAHPHHPQRPSSGSASVSGSPSDAGFMSFDEYGSSPGGDLRPFSSSSTASNRSNTPESVAETPPVRDPGGGTDIYGYMAMERPPSGRLCYRPCPDAASDRCHRKRTYSLTTPCRQRPTAPQVSSASLDEYTLMRATFAGSAGRLFPSCQAGASPKLTYTPYPEDYGDIEIGSHRSSGSSSTNLGPSAVGGGGGDDDGYMPMTPGVAASLGQGSRGSDDYMPMSPTSVSAPKQILQPRAGVGSGSPGNGSSYKTSSPAESSPDDSGYMRMWCGSKLSVESSDGRLSNGDYINMSPRDPQNAPPAPSLTPPDFFFAPSGHGSSEPPKPSCYSYSSLPRSYKSQGLAKDSDQYVFMNSPGRMIPEEAVCGASPVPAGTFAPSSHSVPSPLRHSRTESFLSQRCQRVARPSRLSLETLRTVLPSMNEHPLPPEPKSPGEYINIDFGDAAVYSPPSLPADSPASSLGSGTGQRRSPLSDYMNIDFGSQSPSQSGTVSVGSLEALSPGSSSSTSQPSGRYLKAAVEVACSSSPSDGDYTEMTFGMATTPPQPIVQKPESARVSSPTSGVKRLTLSGVEAFILSSPPPDPNRGAKVIRADPQGRRRHSSETFSSTTTVTPVSPSFAHNPKRHNSASVENVSLRKSEGLEEEQGSSPMCRETSAGFQNGLNYIAIDVVDGSLANCDKSRLKARHFLNGGINGVEMSTYASIDFLSHNLKEASAVKGSTGRWKR; translated from the exons atggCGAGCCCCgccgtgctggggctgctgccccccctgagctccccgcccggccccaacctgaacaacaacaacaacaataaccaGGGCGTCAGGAAGTGCGGGTACCTGCGCAAGCAGAAGCACGGCCACAAGCGCTTCTTCGTGCTGCGCggcccgggcggcggcggggaggaggcggggggcgcCCGGCTGGAGTACTACGAGAGCGAGAAGAAATGGAGGAACAAGTCCGGGGCGCCCAAGCGGGTGATCGCCCTGGACTCCTGCCTCAACATCAACAAGCGGGCGGACGCCAAGCACAAGTACCTCATCGCCCTCTACACCAAGGACGAGTACTTTGCTGTGGCGGCCGAGAAcgagcaggagcaggaaggctGGTACAGGGCTCTCACCGACCTGCTCAACGAGGGCAAGGCGGCCTGCCAGGGGTCCCCCTACCGCCACCTCGCCTCCCCCTTCTCCGCCTCCtgcggcgcggccgccgccggcgAAGACCTTAACTACGGGCTGATCGCGCCGGCCACCGCTGCCTACCGGGAGGTCTGGCAGGTGACGCTGAAGCCCAAGGGCTTGGGGCAGAGTAAAAACCTCACCGGCGTCCACCGGCTCTGCCTCTCGGCCCGCACCATTGGGTTCGTGCGCCTCAATTGCGAGCTGCCCTCGGTCACGCTGCAGCTGATGAACATCCGCCGCTGCGGCCACTCCGACAGCTTCTTCTTCATCGAGGTGGGGCGCTCGGCCGCCACCGGCCCCGGCGAGCTCTGGATGCAAGCGGACGACTCGGTGGTGGCCCAGAACATTCACGAGACCATCCTGGAGGCCATGAAGGCGCTGAAGGAGCTGTCCGAGTTCCGGCCCCGCAGCAAGAGCcagtcctcctcctcctcttcctccggGGGCGCCGGCGGGCCCGGCGGCAGCGGTGCCTCCGCCACCCACCCCATCACGGTGCCCGGCCGCCGGCACCATCACCTGGTCAACCTGCCTCCCAGCCAGACCGGCCTCCTCCGCCGTTCCCGCACCGACAGCCTGGCCGCCGGCACCAAGTGCACGCCGTGCCGGGTGAGAACGGCCAGCGAGGGCGACGGCTGCCGGGTGGGCTCTGCGGCCGGCAGCCCCATGAGCCCGGGCCCCGTGCGGACCCCCCTGAGCCGCTCGCACACGCTCAGCGGCGGTGGAGGGCGGCAGGCGGGGAAGCTGCTCCCGGTGCTGGCTGGCGGCGGCGGGCTGCAGAGCAGCCGTTCCATGTCCATGCCCGCCTCCCACTCACCCCCCTCCGCCACCAGCCCCATCAGCCTCTCCTCCAGTAGTGGCCTCGGCTCCGAGCCTGCCCACCCGCATCACCCGCAGCGCCCGTCCAGCGGCAGCGCCTCCGTGTCCGGCTCCCCCAGCGACGCCGGCTTTATGTCCTTCGACGAGTACGGCTCCAGCCCAGGCGGCGACCTCCggcccttctcctcctcctccactgcCAGCAACCGCAGCAACACCCCCGAGTCGGTGGCCGAAACCCCCCCAGTGCGGGACCCGGGGGGCGGCACCGACATCTACGGATACATGGCGATGGAGCGGCCCCCGAGCGGCCGCTTGTGCTACCGGCCCTGCCCCGACGCTGCCAGCGACAGGTGCCATCGGAAGCGGACCTACTCCCTGACCACGCCGTGCCGCCAGCGACCCACCGCGCCGCAGGTCTCCTCCGCCTCCCTCGACGAGTACACGCTGATGCGCGCCACCTTCGCCGGCAGCGCCGGCCgcctcttcccctcctgccaaGCCGGGGCTTCCCCCAAACTGACCTACACCCCCTACCCCGAGGACTACGGGGATATCGAGATCGGTTCTCACCGCAGctccggcagcagcagcaccaatcTGGGCCCGTCGGCAGTGGGAGGAGGCGGGGGAGATGATGACGGCTACATGCCCATGACCCCCGGTGTGGCTGCATCCTTAGGGCAGGGAAGCCGGGGCAGCGATGATTACATGCCCATGAGCCCCACCAGCGTGTCTGCCCCCAAGCAGATCCTGCAGCCCCGGGCAGGGGTGGGTAGCGGGTCCCCGGGAAACGGGAGCAGCTACAAGACCAGCTCGCCTGCGGAGAGCTCCCCTGACGATAGCGGGTACATGCGGATGTGGTGCGGCTCCAAGTTGTCCGTGGAGAGTTCAGATGGAAGGTTGAGTAACGGCGACTATATCAATATGTCCCCTCGGGACCCCCAGAATgcgcccccagctccctccctcacCCCCCCAGACTTCTTCTTTGCCCCTTCAGGGCATGGGTCCAGTGAGCCCCCAAAGCCCAGCTGCTATTCATACAGCTCCTTACCCCGTTCATACAAGAGCCAGGGCTTGGCAAAGGACAGCGACCAGTATGTCTTCATGAACTCCCCGGGGAGGATGATCCCGGAGGAGGCGGTGTGTGGAGCGAGCCCGGTGCCTGCAGGCACCTTTGCCCCCTCCAGCCACTCGGTGCCTTCGCCCCTGCGGCACAGCCGGACCGAGAGCTTCCTTAGCCAGCGGTGCCAGCGGGTGGCCCGGCCCAGCCGCCTCTCTTTGGAGACCTTGCGGACGGTGCTGCCCAGCATGAATGAGCACCCTCTGCCGCCTGAGCCCAAGAGCCCTGGTGAATACATCAACATTGACTTCGGGGATGCTGCCGTCTATTCTCCCCCCTCGCTGCCTGCTGACAGCCCGGCCTCCTCCCTGGGCTCGGGCACGGGGCAGAGGCGCTCCCCTCTCTCTGACTACATGAACATTGACTTTGGGTCACAGTCACCCTCGCAGTCGGGCACGGTCTCAGTTGGCTCCTTGGAAGCTCTCTCCCCAGGTTCTtcctccagcaccagccagcCCAGTGGGCGCTACCTGAAGGCGGCTGTGGAGGTGGCTTGTTCGTCCAGCCCGTCGGATGGTGATTACACGGAGATGACCTTTGGCATGGCCACTACCCCACCTCAACCCATCGTTCAGAAACCAGAAAGTGCCCGGGTCAGCAGCCCCACATCTGGTGTGAAGAGGCTCACCCTTTCTGGGGTGGAGGCTTTCATTCTCTCCAGCCCTCCCCCAGACCCGAATCGGGGGGCCAAAGTAATCCGGGCAGATCCCCAGGGGCGGAGGAGACACAGCTCAGAAACTTTCTCCTCTACCACCACTgtgaccccagtgtccccctccTTCGCACACAACCCCAAACGACACAACTCGGCCTCGGTGGAGAACGTGTCCCTCAGGAAAAGCGAAGGCCTGGAGGAGGAACAGGGTAGCAGTCCCATGTGCCGGGAGACCTCGGCTGGCTTCCAGAATGGCCTCAACTACATCGCCATTGATGTGGTGGATGGGTCCCTGGCAAACTGTGACAAATCCAGGTTGAAAGCTAGGCACTTCCTGAATGGGGGCATCAATGGAGTAGAGATGAGCACCTATGCCAGCATAGACTTTCTGTCTCACAACCTGAAAGAAGCCAGTGCTGTGAAAG GAAGTACAGGAAGATGGAAAAGATGA
- the IRS2 gene encoding insulin receptor substrate 2 isoform X2 encodes MASPAVLGLLPPLSSPPGPNLNNNNNNNQGVRKCGYLRKQKHGHKRFFVLRGPGGGGEEAGGARLEYYESEKKWRNKSGAPKRVIALDSCLNINKRADAKHKYLIALYTKDEYFAVAAENEQEQEGWYRALTDLLNEGKAACQGSPYRHLASPFSASCGAAAAGEDLNYGLIAPATAAYREVWQVTLKPKGLGQSKNLTGVHRLCLSARTIGFVRLNCELPSVTLQLMNIRRCGHSDSFFFIEVGRSAATGPGELWMQADDSVVAQNIHETILEAMKALKELSEFRPRSKSQSSSSSSSGGAGGPGGSGASATHPITVPGRRHHHLVNLPPSQTGLLRRSRTDSLAAGTKCTPCRVRTASEGDGCRVGSAAGSPMSPGPVRTPLSRSHTLSGGGGRQAGKLLPVLAGGGGLQSSRSMSMPASHSPPSATSPISLSSSSGLGSEPAHPHHPQRPSSGSASVSGSPSDAGFMSFDEYGSSPGGDLRPFSSSSTASNRSNTPESVAETPPVRDPGGGTDIYGYMAMERPPSGRLCYRPCPDAASDRCHRKRTYSLTTPCRQRPTAPQVSSASLDEYTLMRATFAGSAGRLFPSCQAGASPKLTYTPYPEDYGDIEIGSHRSSGSSSTNLGPSAVGGGGGDDDGYMPMTPGVAASLGQGSRGSDDYMPMSPTSVSAPKQILQPRAGVGSGSPGNGSSYKTSSPAESSPDDSGYMRMWCGSKLSVESSDGRLSNGDYINMSPRDPQNAPPAPSLTPPDFFFAPSGHGSSEPPKPSCYSYSSLPRSYKSQGLAKDSDQYVFMNSPGRMIPEEAVCGASPVPAGTFAPSSHSVPSPLRHSRTESFLSQRCQRVARPSRLSLETLRTVLPSMNEHPLPPEPKSPGEYINIDFGDAAVYSPPSLPADSPASSLGSGTGQRRSPLSDYMNIDFGSQSPSQSGTVSVGSLEALSPGSSSSTSQPSGRYLKAAVEVACSSSPSDGDYTEMTFGMATTPPQPIVQKPESARVSSPTSGVKRLTLSGVEAFILSSPPPDPNRGAKVIRADPQGRRRHSSETFSSTTTVTPVSPSFAHNPKRHNSASVENVSLRKSEGLEEEQGSSPMCRETSAGFQNGLNYIAIDVVDGSLANCDKSRLKARHFLNGGINGVEMSTYASIDFLSHNLKEASAVKE; translated from the coding sequence atggCGAGCCCCgccgtgctggggctgctgccccccctgagctccccgcccggccccaacctgaacaacaacaacaacaataaccaGGGCGTCAGGAAGTGCGGGTACCTGCGCAAGCAGAAGCACGGCCACAAGCGCTTCTTCGTGCTGCGCggcccgggcggcggcggggaggaggcggggggcgcCCGGCTGGAGTACTACGAGAGCGAGAAGAAATGGAGGAACAAGTCCGGGGCGCCCAAGCGGGTGATCGCCCTGGACTCCTGCCTCAACATCAACAAGCGGGCGGACGCCAAGCACAAGTACCTCATCGCCCTCTACACCAAGGACGAGTACTTTGCTGTGGCGGCCGAGAAcgagcaggagcaggaaggctGGTACAGGGCTCTCACCGACCTGCTCAACGAGGGCAAGGCGGCCTGCCAGGGGTCCCCCTACCGCCACCTCGCCTCCCCCTTCTCCGCCTCCtgcggcgcggccgccgccggcgAAGACCTTAACTACGGGCTGATCGCGCCGGCCACCGCTGCCTACCGGGAGGTCTGGCAGGTGACGCTGAAGCCCAAGGGCTTGGGGCAGAGTAAAAACCTCACCGGCGTCCACCGGCTCTGCCTCTCGGCCCGCACCATTGGGTTCGTGCGCCTCAATTGCGAGCTGCCCTCGGTCACGCTGCAGCTGATGAACATCCGCCGCTGCGGCCACTCCGACAGCTTCTTCTTCATCGAGGTGGGGCGCTCGGCCGCCACCGGCCCCGGCGAGCTCTGGATGCAAGCGGACGACTCGGTGGTGGCCCAGAACATTCACGAGACCATCCTGGAGGCCATGAAGGCGCTGAAGGAGCTGTCCGAGTTCCGGCCCCGCAGCAAGAGCcagtcctcctcctcctcttcctccggGGGCGCCGGCGGGCCCGGCGGCAGCGGTGCCTCCGCCACCCACCCCATCACGGTGCCCGGCCGCCGGCACCATCACCTGGTCAACCTGCCTCCCAGCCAGACCGGCCTCCTCCGCCGTTCCCGCACCGACAGCCTGGCCGCCGGCACCAAGTGCACGCCGTGCCGGGTGAGAACGGCCAGCGAGGGCGACGGCTGCCGGGTGGGCTCTGCGGCCGGCAGCCCCATGAGCCCGGGCCCCGTGCGGACCCCCCTGAGCCGCTCGCACACGCTCAGCGGCGGTGGAGGGCGGCAGGCGGGGAAGCTGCTCCCGGTGCTGGCTGGCGGCGGCGGGCTGCAGAGCAGCCGTTCCATGTCCATGCCCGCCTCCCACTCACCCCCCTCCGCCACCAGCCCCATCAGCCTCTCCTCCAGTAGTGGCCTCGGCTCCGAGCCTGCCCACCCGCATCACCCGCAGCGCCCGTCCAGCGGCAGCGCCTCCGTGTCCGGCTCCCCCAGCGACGCCGGCTTTATGTCCTTCGACGAGTACGGCTCCAGCCCAGGCGGCGACCTCCggcccttctcctcctcctccactgcCAGCAACCGCAGCAACACCCCCGAGTCGGTGGCCGAAACCCCCCCAGTGCGGGACCCGGGGGGCGGCACCGACATCTACGGATACATGGCGATGGAGCGGCCCCCGAGCGGCCGCTTGTGCTACCGGCCCTGCCCCGACGCTGCCAGCGACAGGTGCCATCGGAAGCGGACCTACTCCCTGACCACGCCGTGCCGCCAGCGACCCACCGCGCCGCAGGTCTCCTCCGCCTCCCTCGACGAGTACACGCTGATGCGCGCCACCTTCGCCGGCAGCGCCGGCCgcctcttcccctcctgccaaGCCGGGGCTTCCCCCAAACTGACCTACACCCCCTACCCCGAGGACTACGGGGATATCGAGATCGGTTCTCACCGCAGctccggcagcagcagcaccaatcTGGGCCCGTCGGCAGTGGGAGGAGGCGGGGGAGATGATGACGGCTACATGCCCATGACCCCCGGTGTGGCTGCATCCTTAGGGCAGGGAAGCCGGGGCAGCGATGATTACATGCCCATGAGCCCCACCAGCGTGTCTGCCCCCAAGCAGATCCTGCAGCCCCGGGCAGGGGTGGGTAGCGGGTCCCCGGGAAACGGGAGCAGCTACAAGACCAGCTCGCCTGCGGAGAGCTCCCCTGACGATAGCGGGTACATGCGGATGTGGTGCGGCTCCAAGTTGTCCGTGGAGAGTTCAGATGGAAGGTTGAGTAACGGCGACTATATCAATATGTCCCCTCGGGACCCCCAGAATgcgcccccagctccctccctcacCCCCCCAGACTTCTTCTTTGCCCCTTCAGGGCATGGGTCCAGTGAGCCCCCAAAGCCCAGCTGCTATTCATACAGCTCCTTACCCCGTTCATACAAGAGCCAGGGCTTGGCAAAGGACAGCGACCAGTATGTCTTCATGAACTCCCCGGGGAGGATGATCCCGGAGGAGGCGGTGTGTGGAGCGAGCCCGGTGCCTGCAGGCACCTTTGCCCCCTCCAGCCACTCGGTGCCTTCGCCCCTGCGGCACAGCCGGACCGAGAGCTTCCTTAGCCAGCGGTGCCAGCGGGTGGCCCGGCCCAGCCGCCTCTCTTTGGAGACCTTGCGGACGGTGCTGCCCAGCATGAATGAGCACCCTCTGCCGCCTGAGCCCAAGAGCCCTGGTGAATACATCAACATTGACTTCGGGGATGCTGCCGTCTATTCTCCCCCCTCGCTGCCTGCTGACAGCCCGGCCTCCTCCCTGGGCTCGGGCACGGGGCAGAGGCGCTCCCCTCTCTCTGACTACATGAACATTGACTTTGGGTCACAGTCACCCTCGCAGTCGGGCACGGTCTCAGTTGGCTCCTTGGAAGCTCTCTCCCCAGGTTCTtcctccagcaccagccagcCCAGTGGGCGCTACCTGAAGGCGGCTGTGGAGGTGGCTTGTTCGTCCAGCCCGTCGGATGGTGATTACACGGAGATGACCTTTGGCATGGCCACTACCCCACCTCAACCCATCGTTCAGAAACCAGAAAGTGCCCGGGTCAGCAGCCCCACATCTGGTGTGAAGAGGCTCACCCTTTCTGGGGTGGAGGCTTTCATTCTCTCCAGCCCTCCCCCAGACCCGAATCGGGGGGCCAAAGTAATCCGGGCAGATCCCCAGGGGCGGAGGAGACACAGCTCAGAAACTTTCTCCTCTACCACCACTgtgaccccagtgtccccctccTTCGCACACAACCCCAAACGACACAACTCGGCCTCGGTGGAGAACGTGTCCCTCAGGAAAAGCGAAGGCCTGGAGGAGGAACAGGGTAGCAGTCCCATGTGCCGGGAGACCTCGGCTGGCTTCCAGAATGGCCTCAACTACATCGCCATTGATGTGGTGGATGGGTCCCTGGCAAACTGTGACAAATCCAGGTTGAAAGCTAGGCACTTCCTGAATGGGGGCATCAATGGAGTAGAGATGAGCACCTATGCCAGCATAGACTTTCTGTCTCACAACCTGAAAGAAGCCAGTGCTGTGAAAG